The following proteins come from a genomic window of Methanocella conradii HZ254:
- a CDS encoding glycosyltransferase family 4 protein — translation MGKKIIICSNVYPPNFIGGAELIAHQQAKMLAKLGNEVIVFAGDQHAPGERHALRIEMYEGLTVYRIKLTPEDYASNCINFTHRAVEDRFCELLDSLSPDIVHFHNLIGLSVGLISLAKMNGARTVVTLHDHWGFCFKNTIIRRDSEICTSFTECKECMPYIQDEMGKNLPILMRSDYIAMQMRYVDAFISPSQYLANAYIKAGFPREKFHIIWYGIDIERFSGIQKIPNNGFMRFTFIGYIGKHKGVHILLNALKHINAKGQIIVNIVGEGDLLSEFKQMVKSAGLDGIVRFWGKINDVERVLRETDVLILPSIWPENQPVTITEAMASRTAVIASRIGGIPELVDERKTGYMFEPGNSRELAAKMSEFILHPDLVKTFGDNAYKKIESNTLERQVKEILRVYEGISPDMQKMLPKDILIACTGSEMNSCCTMAMLSFHNNRRESKYYFIMSDWLRDGQFKYVKLLWVVSKDANRKTIIASLKDGIPLLVPCANSELKALCKSMNCGLYYCDALEAEACLEYIVDHEKERVALGKMGSKAYYKYGESLLMLNTPLVKTKS, via the coding sequence ATGGGAAAAAAAATCATCATTTGTAGTAATGTATACCCCCCAAACTTTATAGGCGGGGCAGAACTCATTGCACACCAGCAAGCGAAAATGCTGGCTAAACTTGGAAATGAGGTCATAGTCTTTGCGGGTGATCAACATGCTCCCGGAGAAAGGCATGCATTAAGAATAGAAATGTATGAGGGCCTGACAGTATACAGGATAAAGTTGACTCCGGAGGATTATGCTTCAAATTGTATAAATTTTACACATCGAGCCGTAGAAGACCGCTTTTGCGAATTACTAGATAGCCTTTCGCCCGACATTGTACATTTTCATAACCTTATCGGCCTGTCTGTGGGCTTGATCAGTTTGGCCAAAATGAATGGTGCGAGGACTGTCGTTACACTTCATGACCACTGGGGATTTTGTTTTAAAAACACAATTATCCGACGTGATAGCGAGATTTGTACAAGCTTTACGGAATGCAAGGAGTGCATGCCATATATTCAAGATGAAATGGGAAAAAACCTTCCGATATTGATGCGAAGCGACTACATTGCCATGCAAATGCGTTACGTTGACGCCTTCATCTCGCCAAGCCAGTATCTCGCCAACGCGTATATCAAAGCCGGCTTTCCACGGGAGAAATTCCATATCATATGGTATGGCATTGATATCGAGCGGTTCTCCGGTATACAAAAGATACCGAATAATGGATTTATGCGGTTTACATTCATAGGATATATAGGCAAGCATAAGGGTGTCCATATATTATTGAATGCTCTTAAGCACATCAACGCGAAGGGTCAGATAATCGTAAACATCGTAGGCGAGGGCGACCTCCTTAGTGAGTTTAAGCAGATGGTAAAGTCCGCTGGCCTAGATGGCATCGTTAGGTTCTGGGGTAAGATCAACGATGTTGAGAGAGTCTTACGTGAGACGGATGTCTTGATCCTACCTTCTATATGGCCTGAAAACCAGCCAGTCACAATCACGGAGGCTATGGCATCAAGGACAGCGGTGATAGCTTCACGCATCGGTGGTATCCCTGAGCTCGTTGACGAGAGAAAGACCGGTTATATGTTTGAGCCTGGTAATTCGAGAGAGTTAGCAGCTAAAATGTCTGAATTCATATTGCACCCTGATCTTGTTAAGACATTCGGCGATAACGCTTATAAAAAGATTGAGAGCAATACGCTTGAAAGACAAGTGAAAGAAATTTTACGGGTTTATGAAGGAATATCGCCCGATATGCAGAAAATGCTTCCTAAGGATATACTGATCGCTTGTACAGGTAGTGAGATGAACTCTTGCTGTACCATGGCAATGCTTAGCTTTCATAACAATAGGCGAGAGAGCAAATATTATTTTATTATGAGCGATTGGCTCCGAGACGGACAATTTAAATATGTAAAATTGCTATGGGTCGTTAGTAAAGACGCAAATAGAAAGACGATTATAGCAAGCCTTAAGGATGGTATTCCATTGCTTGTTCCCTGTGCCAACAGCGAACTCAAAGCCTTATGTAAGAGCATGAACTGTGGATTATACTATTGTGATGCTCTGGAAGCAGAAGCTTGCCTCGAATACATAGTTGATCACGAAAAAGAACGCGTGGCGCTCGGGAAAATGGGATCGAAAGCTTACTATAAATATGGTGAGAGCCTGTTAATGTTGAACACTCCGTTGGTAAAAACGAAAAGTTAA
- a CDS encoding NBR1-Ig-like domain-containing protein, with the protein MNLSKEYLRMMLITILSISIIMSTIYIAQGSSNFSNQAYTNVSSTSNAGKLNETISNVLYEPQALAKGEFDKFSLTPGQKKLSTDLLELINSDFIPPGQSREDIRANMMRLNQLSVVPGATIQSSNDTLSNDLVYVYVYLNPSFNTSIVDAYAWNVTDRDETNHIAVAWVEVKKLETLASLDGVRSIQTVMPPIVNSGSVTTQGDSILHSSDLRSKLNATGKGVKVGIISDGVDHYANAVATGDLPSNLHILSNTIGGDEGTAMLEIVHDMAPDAELYFHDYGSNTVAFNNAVDELVNNGCTIICDDIAWLGEPYFQDGTIATYINNIVNNNHIIYVKSAGNYAQGHYQGMYYNDGYNFNDFSHGTSTTNKYMYYDVPKGGTIEVFLEWNDPWGASSNDYDLLLYDYTGGVYHGYPIAYSINVQSGTQNPIEYITWTNTLDYNARLELDIENNYGAAQTKMLEVYTFIGRNYVESYNTNTADSIFGHAAVPGVISVGAIPASNPNSIESFSSQGPVTITYPSQQRQKPDICGIDGVSVTGSGGFSNPFYGTSAAAPHVAAIAAQLWSLYPTKSNTEIKNLIYNSAVDLGTSGYDNIYGYGRADAWKAAVLVAAPSSYVQTNTIPSTMEAGKSYNVSITMKNTGNIPWTYANGIRLGGVGDGSGDAAKFGSARFDLVPYAVVQPNQFYTWNFTMTAPSTPGIYKPQYQMVWENYQWFGPMVNNTINVIYSPNSTVIASNMNDTMIAGYSYPVSITMKNTGNMPWSSNNGVYLGAVGDGSSDAAKFSPIRIAMSPSANVLPGQNYTWNFNVTAPAAGTYKPKYQLVWEGHQWFGEMTNKTVTSMWPGAIVVSNTIPDTMLATKSYNVSVTVKNTGNMPWTYGSMNLGGVGDGSGDASKFGSTRFSLPSGTTIQPDQSYTFNFTMTAPSTAGTYHPTYQMVWEYHAWYGDTLTKSINVIYVPDAQLVSASIPAPIISGQQATASITMKNTGNVPWSESTQFRLGAVGDGSGDASKSAPIRIAISPDRIGRPGETYTWNFNVTAPAAGTYPPAYQMVWEGHQWFGEVANNTVVSMWPNAAMVNSNIPVNMYTGQQYPVFVTVKNTGNMPWTYNDMNLGGVGDGSGDASKFGPIRFSLPPGTTIQPGQTYTFNFTMTAPNTAGTYNPAYQMVWEHHAWYGDTLTKSINVIQPTPDSMFISYNLPDSLESGQSYIASVTMKNTGNYPWSEDSRIRLGAVGDGSGDASKFGPIRFSLPPGTTIQPGQTYTFNFTMTAPSTPGTYKPQYQMVWEGKQWFGGIATKTITVPVLANAQVISIDIPDSMVEGQQATASITMKNTGNVPWSESTQFRLGAVGDGSGDASKFAPIRIAISPDRIVRPGETYTWNFNVTAPAAGTYHPAYQMVWEGHQWFGEIYSVNVNVI; encoded by the coding sequence ATGAATTTAAGTAAAGAATACTTAAGGATGATGTTAATAACCATTTTAAGTATTTCTATTATAATGTCTACAATATATATTGCGCAGGGGAGCTCGAATTTTTCAAATCAAGCTTATACAAATGTCTCAAGCACCAGTAATGCAGGAAAGCTAAACGAGACCATATCAAATGTTTTATATGAGCCTCAAGCCCTCGCCAAGGGGGAGTTTGATAAATTCAGCTTGACGCCAGGCCAAAAGAAACTTAGCACGGATCTCTTAGAGCTTATCAATAGTGACTTTATCCCTCCAGGCCAGAGCCGCGAGGATATTCGTGCTAACATGATGCGATTAAACCAGCTTTCGGTCGTGCCCGGAGCTACTATTCAATCAAGTAATGATACTTTATCAAACGATCTTGTATATGTATATGTCTATCTTAATCCATCATTCAATACTAGTATAGTAGATGCATATGCGTGGAACGTCACCGATAGGGATGAGACGAATCATATAGCCGTAGCATGGGTAGAGGTCAAAAAACTTGAGACTTTAGCGTCGCTGGATGGGGTACGCAGCATTCAAACAGTTATGCCTCCCATAGTAAATTCTGGATCAGTGACCACACAAGGTGATTCTATATTACATTCATCAGATTTGCGATCTAAGCTAAATGCAACAGGTAAAGGGGTCAAAGTTGGCATTATCTCTGATGGAGTTGATCATTATGCTAATGCTGTAGCCACAGGCGATTTGCCTTCCAATCTTCATATCCTGAGCAATACTATAGGTGGCGATGAGGGCACGGCTATGCTTGAGATAGTTCATGATATGGCACCTGATGCAGAGTTATATTTTCATGATTATGGTAGTAACACGGTTGCATTTAATAACGCGGTCGATGAGCTTGTCAATAATGGATGTACTATAATATGTGATGACATCGCATGGTTAGGTGAGCCTTACTTCCAGGACGGAACTATTGCAACTTATATAAACAATATAGTCAACAACAATCATATAATATATGTGAAATCGGCCGGTAATTATGCTCAGGGGCATTACCAAGGCATGTACTATAATGATGGCTATAATTTTAATGACTTTAGCCACGGAACATCAACAACAAATAAATACATGTATTACGATGTCCCTAAAGGCGGGACAATAGAAGTATTCCTCGAGTGGAATGACCCTTGGGGCGCATCAAGCAACGATTACGACCTATTATTATATGATTACACTGGTGGCGTATACCATGGATATCCTATAGCTTATAGTATTAATGTACAAAGCGGCACCCAAAACCCTATAGAATACATTACATGGACTAATACTCTTGATTATAATGCGAGGCTTGAGCTCGACATTGAAAATAATTATGGGGCAGCACAGACTAAAATGCTGGAAGTATACACCTTCATAGGTAGGAACTATGTTGAATCTTATAATACGAATACTGCTGACTCAATATTCGGGCATGCCGCCGTCCCTGGCGTCATATCAGTAGGCGCAATCCCAGCATCCAATCCTAATAGTATTGAGTCCTTCTCAAGCCAGGGCCCGGTTACAATAACTTACCCCAGCCAACAAAGACAAAAACCTGATATTTGTGGTATCGATGGAGTGAGCGTGACGGGATCTGGCGGATTCTCAAATCCATTCTATGGCACGAGCGCCGCCGCTCCGCATGTGGCTGCAATTGCAGCTCAGCTCTGGAGCCTTTACCCGACGAAGAGCAATACAGAAATTAAAAATTTAATCTATAATAGTGCCGTCGACCTAGGAACGTCTGGATATGATAATATCTATGGCTACGGGCGCGCCGATGCCTGGAAGGCTGCAGTATTAGTAGCGGCCCCAAGCTCTTATGTCCAAACCAACACCATACCGTCTACGATGGAAGCCGGAAAATCCTACAATGTATCCATAACAATGAAGAATACTGGCAACATACCCTGGACGTATGCAAACGGCATAAGGTTGGGCGGAGTGGGCGACGGTAGCGGTGACGCCGCAAAGTTCGGCAGCGCCAGGTTCGACCTGGTGCCATATGCCGTCGTACAGCCTAACCAGTTCTACACGTGGAATTTCACGATGACTGCTCCTTCCACTCCAGGTATATACAAGCCGCAGTACCAGATGGTATGGGAAAATTACCAGTGGTTCGGACCGATGGTCAATAACACGATAAACGTCATATATTCGCCAAATTCCACGGTTATAGCTTCGAATATGAATGACACGATGATCGCAGGTTATAGTTACCCTGTATCTATAACCATGAAAAACACTGGCAATATGCCTTGGTCTTCGAACAATGGGGTTTATCTCGGAGCCGTAGGAGACGGTAGCAGTGACGCGGCGAAGTTCTCTCCCATCAGGATTGCCATGTCGCCCAGTGCTAACGTATTGCCTGGCCAGAATTACACCTGGAATTTCAATGTAACTGCGCCTGCCGCTGGCACTTATAAACCGAAGTACCAGCTTGTATGGGAAGGCCACCAATGGTTTGGCGAAATGACTAACAAAACTGTCACATCAATGTGGCCGGGAGCTATTGTAGTAAGTAACACGATCCCTGATACAATGTTAGCAACGAAATCCTATAATGTCTCGGTGACCGTGAAAAATACTGGTAATATGCCATGGACTTATGGTAGTATGAATCTGGGTGGTGTGGGGGATGGTAGTGGAGATGCAAGTAAGTTTGGCTCTACCAGGTTTTCGCTGCCTTCAGGTACGACGATACAGCCTGACCAGTCATATACGTTTAACTTCACAATGACCGCCCCTAGTACGGCTGGTACGTATCACCCGACTTATCAGATGGTATGGGAATACCATGCATGGTATGGCGACACATTAACAAAGAGCATAAACGTGATTTATGTTCCGGATGCGCAGCTTGTTTCAGCTTCTATACCAGCGCCGATCATATCAGGTCAGCAAGCTACCGCTTCTATCACGATGAAAAATACGGGTAACGTTCCATGGTCTGAGTCCACTCAGTTCAGACTGGGCGCCGTTGGCGACGGCAGCGGCGATGCATCAAAGTCCGCTCCAATCAGAATCGCTATTTCACCTGATAGAATAGGGCGTCCAGGCGAGACATACACATGGAATTTCAATGTAACAGCGCCCGCGGCGGGCACTTATCCCCCCGCCTACCAGATGGTATGGGAAGGCCACCAATGGTTCGGTGAAGTAGCCAATAATACAGTCGTATCGATGTGGCCTAATGCCGCTATGGTTAATAGTAATATCCCAGTTAACATGTACACTGGCCAACAATATCCTGTCTTTGTGACTGTGAAAAATACTGGTAATATGCCATGGACTTATAATGATATGAATCTTGGTGGTGTGGGCGACGGCAGTGGGGATGCGAGCAAGTTTGGCCCTATCAGGTTTTCGCTACCCCCAGGTACGACGATACAGCCTGGCCAAACATATACCTTTAACTTCACAATGACCGCACCCAATACCGCTGGCACGTATAACCCCGCCTACCAGATGGTATGGGAACACCATGCATGGTATGGCGACACATTAACAAAGAGCATAAACGTGATTCAACCCACGCCTGACTCCATGTTTATATCCTATAACTTGCCTGATAGCCTTGAGTCTGGTCAGTCGTACATTGCTTCGGTCACGATGAAGAACACGGGTAATTACCCGTGGTCCGAGGATAGCCGGATCCGTTTGGGTGCTGTGGGCGACGGCAGTGGGGATGCGAGCAAGTTTGGCCCTATCAGGTTTTCGCTACCCCCAGGTACGACGATACAGCCTGGCCAAACATATACCTTTAACTTCACAATGACAGCCCCTTCCACACCAGGCACATATAAACCACAATATCAGATGGTATGGGAAGGGAAGCAGTGGTTCGGTGGAATAGCTACGAAGACTATAACAGTACCTGTGCTTGCTAATGCCCAGGTAATATCTATTGACATACCGGACTCGATGGTTGAAGGTCAGCAAGCTACCGCTTCTATCACGATGAAAAATACGGGTAACGTTCCATGGTCTGAGTCCACTCAGTTCAGACTGGGCGCCGTTGGCGACGGCAGCGGCGATGCATCAAAGTTCGCTCCAATCAGAATCGCTATTTCACCTGATAGAATAGTGCGTCCAGGCGAGACATACACATGGAATTTCAATGTAACAGCGCCCGCAGCGGGCACTTATCACCCCGCCTACCAGATGGTATGGGAAGGCCACCAATGGTTCGGCGAAATCTATAGTGTGAACGTGAACGTTATCTAA
- a CDS encoding NAD-dependent epimerase/dehydratase family protein: MIKKILVTGSNGTIGTRLCEKLLSCGYEVCGADIKPNKWNREIDNLTTIVDLRRKEDIAKLPKDIDLVIHLAANARVYDLVLDPSLARDNIDMIFNVLEYCRINKIKKFIFSSSREVYGNSDKIIYKEDDASFDRSESPYSASKIAGEALVRSYHRCFDIDFIILRFSNVYGMYDDSNRVIPLFIKLTKEKKDLEVYGADKLLDFTYIDDTVNGVISCIEKFDQTKNDVYNIASNTGIKIIDVAKIIQNVMGSDNMIFVKENRTGEVVKFVADISKANKKLGYRPTVNIKDGIQASVRWYLNFYSSEQT, encoded by the coding sequence GTGATAAAAAAGATCTTGGTAACTGGAAGCAATGGCACGATAGGGACACGACTCTGCGAAAAGTTACTATCGTGTGGATATGAAGTTTGTGGTGCTGACATAAAGCCTAACAAATGGAACCGGGAGATTGATAATCTTACGACGATTGTCGATTTGAGAAGGAAGGAAGACATCGCAAAATTGCCAAAGGACATCGACCTAGTAATACACTTGGCTGCAAACGCGAGAGTATATGACCTTGTCCTCGATCCATCCTTAGCTAGAGATAACATCGATATGATTTTCAACGTCTTGGAATATTGCCGTATTAACAAGATTAAAAAATTCATTTTCTCATCGAGTCGAGAGGTATATGGTAATTCAGACAAGATCATCTATAAAGAGGATGATGCATCCTTCGACCGAAGCGAGAGCCCATATAGTGCTTCTAAGATCGCCGGCGAAGCGCTGGTGCGCTCATATCATCGTTGCTTTGATATCGATTTTATTATACTAAGATTTTCTAATGTTTATGGAATGTACGATGATAGCAATCGTGTCATACCATTATTCATCAAGCTGACCAAAGAGAAGAAGGATCTCGAAGTATATGGCGCAGATAAGCTACTTGATTTCACATATATCGATGATACGGTGAACGGCGTGATCAGCTGCATCGAAAAATTCGACCAAACAAAGAACGACGTATATAACATCGCCTCGAATACGGGTATTAAAATCATAGACGTAGCGAAAATAATTCAGAATGTTATGGGTAGCGATAACATGATCTTTGTGAAAGAAAATAGGACTGGCGAGGTAGTGAAGTTCGTTGCCGATATTTCTAAAGCCAACAAAAAGTTAGGGTATAGGCCGACTGTGAACATCAAGGATGGCATCCAGGCATCCGTTCGATGGTACTTGAATTTCTACAGTTCGGAACAGACTTGA
- a CDS encoding IS5 family transposase translates to MSYLYNQGFKQYYDEFLRQDDRLDLVKQVIDWEAFRPIIARVFDDGPGKAGRPHNDEVVMFRCLVLQAWYGLSDPGLEQQLKTNICFMNFVGFDAHIPDYSTVWRFRERLARTGLFADLWTELQRQLKTRGLVVREGVIQDATFIESDTGRKRMSEEKKKKENQEPIIYTEKQLSHMDDHGTFTVKNGRVFHGDRLHVLVDSKSQLIVEFETSAASLHDSRVSLVREGDMYVFRDKGYAGCHDLPVGAVDYTLHKMARNKPLNEYQAAENRLISGIRALVERPFSVIKRDFHNGRTRRKRSHRVHAENFFRCLDYNLYQLVTVKKKKTWVAQAI, encoded by the coding sequence ATGTCTTATTTGTATAATCAGGGCTTCAAGCAGTATTATGACGAGTTTCTTAGGCAGGATGACAGGCTTGATCTTGTGAAGCAGGTTATTGATTGGGAGGCTTTCCGGCCTATCATTGCCCGTGTTTTTGATGATGGGCCTGGCAAGGCGGGGAGGCCTCATAATGACGAGGTGGTCATGTTCAGGTGTCTCGTATTGCAGGCCTGGTATGGGTTGAGCGATCCTGGATTAGAGCAGCAGTTGAAGACGAACATTTGTTTCATGAATTTCGTGGGCTTCGACGCCCATATTCCGGATTACAGTACGGTGTGGAGGTTTCGGGAACGATTGGCACGGACAGGGTTGTTTGCTGATTTGTGGACGGAATTGCAGAGGCAGCTTAAAACTAGGGGCCTCGTGGTCCGGGAGGGAGTGATCCAGGATGCCACGTTCATCGAGAGCGACACGGGGCGGAAGAGGATGAGCGAGGAGAAGAAGAAAAAAGAGAACCAGGAACCTATAATTTACACTGAGAAGCAGCTCAGCCACATGGACGATCATGGCACTTTCACGGTGAAGAACGGCCGGGTGTTTCACGGGGACAGGCTGCACGTGCTCGTGGACTCCAAGTCGCAGCTCATCGTCGAGTTCGAGACGAGCGCTGCCAGCCTGCACGACTCACGGGTCTCGCTGGTTAGAGAGGGCGACATGTACGTGTTCAGGGATAAAGGCTACGCCGGGTGTCATGATTTGCCCGTGGGTGCGGTTGATTACACCTTGCATAAGATGGCGAGGAACAAGCCGCTCAACGAATACCAGGCCGCGGAGAACCGGCTCATCAGCGGGATCCGGGCACTGGTGGAAAGACCGTTCTCAGTGATAAAAAGAGACTTTCATAATGGTAGGACGAGGCGGAAACGCTCACACCGGGTACACGCCGAGAACTTTTTCAGGTGCCTGGATTACAACCTGT